Proteins encoded within one genomic window of Companilactobacillus zhachilii:
- a CDS encoding nucleobase:cation symporter-2 family protein, with translation MDLDTKNQSDSFLKNLLLGFQHLLAMYSGDILIPILIGASLGFSAKEMTYLISVDIFMCGVATLLQIKRTPLTGIGLPVVLGSAVEYVTPLQNIGHHFGIAYMYGAIIAAGIFIMLISKLFASLKRFFPPVVTGSLITLIGFTLIPVAFQNIGGGNVAAKSFGNPTNLILGFTTALIIVVVSIWGRGFIQQIAVLIGIVAGYLLGIGMGEIGFKTVGSAHWFQIPQPFYFATPKFEWSSILVMLLAALTCMIESTGVYYALAELTGDKLSEDDLQRGYASEGLAAILGGIFNTFPYSTFSQNVAVVQLSGIKKNKPVYFSAFLLIILGLIPKVGAVAELIPNAVLGGAMLIMFGTVGIEGIKMLTKVKMTNNNIMIMAVSISLGLGVTVQPTLLHFLPSTVQTILNNGLVVGSFSAIILNLLLNSNKETN, from the coding sequence ATGGATCTTGATACAAAAAATCAGAGCGATTCTTTTCTTAAAAATCTGCTCTTAGGGTTTCAACATTTATTAGCCATGTATTCTGGTGATATCTTAATTCCAATTTTGATTGGAGCATCACTTGGATTCAGTGCTAAAGAAATGACTTACTTAATCTCAGTTGATATTTTTATGTGTGGGGTGGCAACACTTTTACAGATTAAGCGTACGCCATTAACTGGGATTGGTTTGCCAGTTGTTTTAGGATCAGCCGTCGAATATGTAACGCCGTTACAAAACATTGGGCACCACTTCGGAATTGCCTATATGTATGGTGCTATTATCGCAGCCGGTATCTTTATCATGTTGATTTCAAAGCTATTTGCCAGTTTAAAGCGGTTCTTCCCTCCAGTAGTTACTGGTTCGTTGATCACATTGATTGGTTTTACTTTGATACCTGTTGCTTTTCAAAATATCGGTGGTGGAAACGTCGCTGCCAAAAGTTTTGGTAATCCAACTAACTTGATTTTAGGATTTACAACCGCATTAATTATTGTCGTTGTTAGTATTTGGGGTCGTGGTTTTATTCAACAAATTGCGGTACTTATTGGTATCGTAGCTGGTTATTTACTCGGAATTGGAATGGGTGAAATTGGCTTTAAAACAGTAGGCTCAGCTCATTGGTTCCAAATTCCACAACCATTTTACTTTGCGACACCAAAATTTGAATGGTCATCTATTTTAGTAATGTTACTAGCAGCTTTAACTTGTATGATTGAATCTACTGGTGTGTATTATGCTTTAGCAGAATTGACGGGTGACAAATTAAGTGAAGATGATTTACAACGTGGCTATGCTTCAGAAGGTTTGGCCGCTATCTTGGGTGGTATTTTTAATACATTCCCATATTCAACTTTCTCGCAAAATGTTGCCGTTGTGCAATTGTCTGGTATTAAAAAGAATAAGCCAGTTTATTTCTCAGCTTTCTTGTTGATTATCTTGGGATTAATACCTAAGGTCGGAGCAGTTGCTGAATTGATTCCTAATGCTGTTTTAGGTGGAGCCATGTTGATTATGTTTGGTACCGTTGGTATTGAAGGAATCAAGATGCTCACAAAAGTTAAAATGACTAATAACAACATCATGATTATGGCTGTTTCTATCAGTTTGGGACTTGGTGTAACGGTTCAACCAACACTATTGCACTTCCTACCATCAACCGTTCAAACGATTTTAAATAACGGATTAGTTGTCGGAAGTTTCTCAGCAATTATCTTGAATTTACTATTGAATTCTAATAAAGAGACAAATTAA
- a CDS encoding FAD:protein FMN transferase: MPEYKYLSIVVNKFDLPFEIKLATVDPDLIDTNLVDKTIEKISENIKEYDATFSLENHDSLLSRFQDGEETGLMTSKIFREVYEQTITAEQMTHHYFSSYFNGKYDPIGLLNGWMIDQIFNHYLLSLLSSEGIDGISLRCGEDVRLASRPNIDFRWRIAINDPKNLGILLATYYLQNGAISTSNEKRSLRKEKSNVEQVTIVSNNALDANIWSSAGIAAGTNKFPEFVSKYHLTGVLVDEYAGMENFRDGFSDKIEMSK, from the coding sequence ATGCCTGAATATAAATATCTAAGTATCGTAGTAAACAAGTTTGACCTACCATTTGAGATAAAATTAGCTACGGTTGATCCGGACTTGATCGATACAAATTTAGTAGATAAAACAATTGAAAAGATTTCTGAAAATATTAAAGAATATGATGCAACTTTTTCATTAGAGAATCATGATTCTTTGCTATCAAGATTTCAAGACGGTGAAGAAACAGGATTAATGACATCCAAAATTTTTCGAGAAGTATATGAGCAGACTATTACCGCCGAGCAAATGACACATCATTATTTTAGTTCCTACTTTAACGGCAAATATGATCCAATCGGCTTGTTGAATGGTTGGATGATTGATCAAATTTTTAATCACTATTTATTGTCATTGTTAAGTAGCGAAGGAATTGATGGTATTTCGCTCAGATGTGGAGAAGACGTTCGTTTAGCCAGCCGTCCTAATATTGATTTCAGATGGCGGATTGCCATTAATGACCCTAAGAATTTAGGGATTTTGTTAGCAACTTATTACTTGCAAAATGGTGCTATTTCAACATCAAATGAAAAGCGTAGTTTGCGTAAAGAAAAGAGTAATGTTGAACAAGTTACAATTGTTAGCAATAATGCCTTAGATGCCAATATTTGGTCTTCCGCAGGGATTGCAGCCGGAACGAATAAGTTTCCAGAGTTTGTTTCTAAGTATCATTTAACTGGAGTATTAGTTGATGAATATGCTGGTATGGAAAATTTTCGCGATGGATTTTCCGATAAAATAGAGATGTCTAAATGA
- a CDS encoding fructose-bisphosphatase class III, whose product MDNEIVTKNDIKTKIVNLSAILNLPKGTEAFISDIHGNDDKYLNIIRSGAGNVSRKVEEVFNGRLTKLNQRKLVCLIYYPEEVLAQTSEQLTDQDEAKQWYMDTINCVVEVVRYVSSKYPRHIIEKALDNDLFEITKKLVFGDLNAQDKQQYYREMIKTVVNLKMSDEFIISICHAIQKLAIERIHIIGDVYDRGQHPEAIIKHLNESWQNFDFEWGNHDILWMGSLAGSKLCMLNLIRICARYNNLKLLENVYNIDLTSMIKFATHAYVPIPNFEAKVNFAGMTDEEKNIDNCVQQAAAIMQFKLEGQAIKRRPEFDMNDRLLLDKINLDKKSITIGKKTYQIKHGCFQTINPASPYQITHSEQTVIIDLINQFTHSTQLNEHMWFMLDHGSMYLKHNGNLLFHGCVPVDEQGDLLSLHIDGQSYSGRELCDYSEYILKDGLRHPTTGDCFNSDFIWYLWEGKNSPLFGKDKMATFERYFIDEPELQKEHSNPFFKLCNEEWFADNLMKEFGLNSRGHIINGHTPEKTDEPVKANKKIVVVNGLSEIDNKDRNIGGYALLFDSYGMRLETLKAFRSRKDSIEEMSDVVLDKQIVEHSAERKTIKDTDYGKKIKKQIELLMSELS is encoded by the coding sequence ATGGATAATGAAATAGTAACTAAGAATGACATAAAAACTAAAATCGTAAATTTATCAGCAATTTTGAATCTGCCTAAGGGAACGGAAGCTTTTATTAGTGATATTCATGGGAACGATGATAAATACTTAAATATTATTCGTAGTGGTGCGGGTAATGTCAGTCGCAAGGTAGAAGAAGTCTTTAATGGTAGGCTGACGAAGTTGAATCAACGAAAATTAGTCTGCTTAATTTATTATCCAGAAGAAGTTTTAGCCCAGACGAGCGAACAACTGACTGACCAAGACGAAGCTAAACAATGGTATATGGATACGATTAATTGTGTTGTCGAAGTAGTACGTTATGTTTCTAGTAAATATCCACGTCATATTATTGAAAAGGCCTTAGATAATGACTTGTTTGAAATTACGAAGAAATTAGTCTTTGGTGATTTAAACGCCCAAGATAAGCAACAATATTATCGCGAGATGATTAAAACAGTTGTTAATTTGAAAATGAGTGATGAATTCATTATTTCTATTTGTCACGCTATTCAAAAGTTAGCAATTGAACGAATTCACATTATTGGAGACGTTTATGACCGTGGTCAACATCCCGAAGCAATTATTAAACATTTGAATGAAAGTTGGCAAAATTTTGATTTCGAATGGGGTAATCATGATATTTTGTGGATGGGTAGTTTAGCGGGCTCAAAGTTATGTATGTTAAATTTGATTCGTATTTGTGCCCGCTATAATAATTTAAAATTACTTGAGAACGTCTATAATATCGATTTAACATCCATGATTAAGTTTGCGACACATGCGTATGTGCCAATACCCAATTTTGAAGCTAAAGTAAACTTTGCAGGAATGACCGATGAAGAAAAAAATATCGATAACTGTGTGCAACAAGCGGCTGCTATTATGCAGTTTAAGCTAGAAGGTCAAGCCATTAAACGTCGTCCAGAGTTTGATATGAATGATCGGTTGTTACTTGATAAGATTAATCTGGATAAGAAGTCAATCACGATTGGTAAAAAAACTTATCAAATTAAACATGGGTGTTTCCAAACGATTAATCCAGCCAGTCCATACCAAATAACTCATAGTGAACAAACAGTCATTATTGATTTGATTAATCAATTCACCCATTCAACACAATTGAATGAACATATGTGGTTCATGTTGGACCATGGTTCGATGTATCTTAAACATAACGGTAACTTGTTGTTCCATGGCTGTGTACCAGTCGATGAACAAGGTGATCTTTTATCGTTACATATCGATGGTCAAAGTTATTCAGGCCGTGAACTCTGTGATTATTCAGAATATATTTTAAAAGACGGATTAAGACACCCGACAACAGGAGACTGTTTTAATTCAGATTTTATTTGGTATCTCTGGGAAGGAAAGAATTCACCATTATTTGGTAAGGATAAAATGGCAACCTTTGAGCGCTATTTTATCGATGAGCCAGAATTGCAAAAGGAACATTCCAATCCATTTTTCAAGTTGTGTAATGAGGAATGGTTTGCTGACAATTTAATGAAGGAATTCGGGTTAAATAGTCGTGGACACATCATCAATGGGCATACACCAGAAAAGACAGATGAGCCAGTTAAGGCCAATAAGAAAATCGTGGTCGTTAATGGTTTGTCAGAGATTGATAATAAAGACCGTAATATAGGTGGATATGCGTTGTTGTTTGATTCTTATGGAATGCGCCTGGAGACATTGAAAGCCTTCAGATCACGCAAAGATTCTATTGAAGAAATGTCAGACGTTGTGTTAGATAAGCAAATCGTGGAACATTCGGCAGAACGAAAGACAATTAAAGATACTGATTACGGTAAAAAAATAAAAAAACAAATTGAATTGTTAATGTCAGAATTAAGTTGA
- a CDS encoding aldo/keto reductase: MNLKLDSTVTLNNGVKMPQLGLGVWKVNNSGASQSVQWALKHGYKAIDTAKQYGNEAGVGDGLQKGLAENSLKREDVFLTTKIFNGDQGYQSVLDNFEGQLKRLQTDYVDLLLIHWPVDGTYLETWRALETIYKSGKARAIGVSNFNVTRLKDILQICSIKPAVNQMEYHPLCQEVDIKNFCDENNIYLEAWSPLGGGAVLSDSRLKKIADKYNKSVAQVILRWDLQNGVITIPKSVHEARIVQNSDVYDFEISDDDMEEINGFDADKRSLWYGDFFWSGNPDGYKDSVDVWDDEAQFNN; encoded by the coding sequence ATGAATTTAAAATTAGATTCTACAGTAACTTTGAATAACGGCGTTAAAATGCCTCAACTTGGTTTGGGTGTTTGGAAAGTTAACAATTCCGGCGCTTCTCAATCAGTTCAATGGGCATTGAAACATGGCTATAAAGCTATTGATACTGCTAAACAATATGGTAACGAAGCTGGTGTCGGCGATGGATTACAAAAAGGTTTAGCAGAAAATAGTCTCAAACGTGAAGATGTCTTTCTCACAACTAAAATCTTTAATGGTGATCAAGGTTACCAATCAGTTCTTGATAACTTCGAAGGTCAATTAAAGAGATTACAAACAGACTATGTAGATCTACTATTGATTCACTGGCCTGTAGATGGTACATATCTTGAAACTTGGCGTGCTTTGGAAACAATTTACAAGTCAGGTAAAGCTCGTGCCATTGGGGTTTCTAACTTCAATGTCACTCGCTTAAAAGATATCCTACAAATCTGTTCTATCAAACCAGCAGTTAACCAAATGGAATATCATCCACTTTGCCAAGAAGTTGATATTAAGAACTTCTGCGACGAAAACAATATTTACCTTGAAGCATGGTCTCCACTTGGTGGCGGTGCCGTCTTGAGTGATTCTAGACTTAAGAAGATTGCTGATAAGTATAACAAGTCAGTTGCCCAAGTTATCCTGCGTTGGGACTTGCAAAACGGCGTTATAACGATACCTAAATCTGTTCATGAAGCTAGAATCGTTCAAAACTCAGACGTTTACGACTTTGAAATTAGTGATGACGATATGGAAGAAATCAATGGCTTTGATGCTGATAAACGTAGCCTTTGGTATGGAGACTTCTTCTGGAGCGGTAATCCTGATGGTTATAAAGATTCAGTTGATGTTTGGGACGACGAAGCTCAATTTAATAATTAA